The proteins below come from a single Gimesia alba genomic window:
- a CDS encoding glycosyl hydrolase family 8: MKRLYVNLLQWFSQQPITSRRSRAKTSRTVEALEVRTMLAAHPLADAPDIQFQIEEDWGSGRTASLILTNDEASAFTDWQLEFDYSGEIQSLWNAEVENLGGGRYRISPPNWDNTLDVGESLAVGFVAVGNHSEPSGFAFLGSGNPVDPDPDPDPDPDPVVGAPNIPSVSVLADYNTGGYHVTLNLYAGAPAEQWKLYENGELIYESSLSGNATPQTDSLHITNRAYGIFRYQVEVSNASGTTLSDEVVYVAGGASLISIEEVDLTGQALQTTIDQTTVEYTLASSSESAQFSLATSNSRVINAEIVNGNTLRITGLEAGRASVRITDGETGEDRYIGVRVRTEDGQLPGLPDYVTIGSVSEDTTGDLAFWQDFDSSDPLTNKYVDSRYIYLNGGPISGWRSWDPDRVSSYVRESMKLGMIPQFVYYNIPDGGESYTTDLEHINSLSYMENYFRDLKYALDTIRTEAGDELVQMILEPDFIGYMMQNAGASASAISAMTSAAYSSGVLQQGVDPQFDNSVTGLIQAINYTISTYAPNVEFGWQFNLWASPGIETPIPGTGIVHLTDTLGVEAGRAAIAREAELIAEYYMEAGILSYGAGFISLDKYGLDAGAQNGAASNPEASTWFWNNDHWNNYLLIVQTLTETTDREMVLWQIPVGHINDSLATNPYDENGTFDPLTNTTRQYEDSAPTFFLGDTFTASGDRLDYFSTNEFGDDKLTVSGNTITWGSHIEEARAAGVRQILFGAGVGISTDSIGSEPTDDYWWITKVQEYYQNPVPLDVVVDPPDEVAPVVSISGASVTEGGSGFILATLTVSLSKPATEAVTVNYQTSNGTATAGDDYEAASGQVTFAVGESTKTITVRVFGDTQVESNEQFYVTLSSPIGATLDDNLSSAATTILNDDVASETDVTVTTPFETPVTISIGTSAGDPDFASHVQQYVNGTLFPSQYSQEQLDAVVSDYFDQWKSDWLRVDPGGNGYRVIMDSSGRTTSEAQGYGMLILAHLDGYDPNAQAIFDGLFQYSRANPSQGNSDLMDWAQPDAYGNNSAFDGDADIAYALLVADAQWGSDGAVNYRQEAITIINAIYESTIGPDSHLPMLGDWVNPNGSQHSQWTTRTSDFMYGHFRAFEAATQTGAWDEVIAATQDVLTKLQQQSGTGLVPDFVIVDPVTGDVSPAPSGFLEVNDQHYWYNAGRVPWRIGTDAVLSGDAVSLAQAQMLSEFFQQSSGGNPSQILGGYALDGTPLNNWSDPFFRAAVGVSAMTGSDAADQAWLNSVFDSIATTHSNYYADSVSMLSMLVMSGNFISPTSSTGGSTTLESFTQPAHGQVVDNQDGTLTYTPAADFSGDDSFTYTTVAESGSITTTTVLVTVEPFVVIVPEVSINDVTVTEGDSGSSLAVFTVTLDQPTTEPVSVQYQTQDGAAIAGQDYQALSGQLVFQPGETTKTISVPILGDTLIESNEGFQVVLDQAVGVTLASAIGNGTIQDNDAPAPTGGVDFAVVNDWNSGFQGAIEISNESDEAWEGWTMQFTFDGDITDIWNAEIVSHVGNTYVIRGASWNRDIPAGGTISFGFIATPGGLDDPLTDFILNGGLI; the protein is encoded by the coding sequence ATGAAACGACTTTATGTAAACCTGCTGCAATGGTTTTCTCAACAGCCCATCACTTCACGGCGTTCTCGCGCCAAAACCTCACGAACAGTCGAAGCACTTGAGGTGCGTACCATGCTCGCGGCGCATCCGCTGGCCGATGCCCCCGACATTCAATTTCAAATCGAAGAAGACTGGGGTTCCGGAAGGACAGCCAGCCTGATTCTGACAAACGATGAAGCGAGTGCCTTTACGGATTGGCAGCTGGAGTTTGATTATAGCGGCGAAATTCAGTCGCTCTGGAATGCCGAAGTGGAGAATCTCGGCGGCGGCCGGTATCGAATTTCCCCACCGAATTGGGATAACACGCTCGATGTAGGTGAGTCGCTGGCCGTCGGATTCGTAGCCGTTGGAAATCATAGCGAACCATCGGGCTTCGCTTTTCTAGGAAGTGGTAATCCGGTAGATCCTGACCCAGATCCAGATCCCGACCCGGATCCTGTGGTGGGCGCTCCCAATATACCGAGTGTGAGTGTGCTCGCGGATTATAATACGGGCGGTTATCATGTGACCCTCAACCTTTATGCAGGGGCACCTGCGGAGCAGTGGAAATTATACGAGAACGGCGAATTGATCTATGAGTCGTCTTTGTCGGGGAATGCGACTCCACAAACAGATAGCCTACACATCACGAACAGAGCCTACGGTATTTTTCGATATCAGGTCGAAGTCAGCAACGCGAGCGGAACAACGTTGAGTGACGAAGTGGTCTATGTTGCCGGTGGCGCCAGTCTGATCAGTATCGAAGAGGTCGACCTTACCGGACAAGCTCTGCAGACGACAATCGACCAGACAACGGTCGAATACACACTTGCCTCCTCCAGCGAGTCGGCACAGTTTAGTCTTGCCACCAGTAATTCGCGGGTGATCAATGCTGAGATCGTAAACGGAAATACGTTACGGATTACCGGTCTGGAAGCAGGACGGGCATCTGTGCGAATTACCGATGGAGAAACTGGTGAAGATCGCTATATCGGGGTGCGCGTCCGCACTGAAGACGGTCAACTGCCGGGGCTACCCGATTATGTCACGATCGGTTCAGTGAGTGAAGATACCACAGGCGATCTGGCGTTCTGGCAGGATTTTGACAGCAGCGATCCGCTGACTAACAAATATGTTGACTCTCGGTATATTTATCTAAATGGCGGGCCAATCAGCGGCTGGCGCAGTTGGGACCCGGATCGTGTGAGTAGTTACGTTCGCGAAAGCATGAAGCTGGGAATGATTCCTCAGTTCGTTTACTACAACATTCCGGATGGCGGGGAAAGCTATACGACCGACCTGGAGCATATCAACAGCCTGTCGTATATGGAAAACTATTTCCGTGATCTGAAATATGCACTCGATACGATTCGCACTGAAGCCGGTGACGAGCTGGTGCAGATGATCCTGGAACCTGACTTCATCGGATACATGATGCAAAATGCCGGCGCTTCAGCCAGTGCGATTTCAGCGATGACGAGTGCCGCCTATAGCAGCGGCGTGTTACAGCAGGGCGTCGATCCGCAGTTCGACAATTCGGTGACGGGCCTCATTCAGGCGATCAATTATACGATCAGCACTTATGCTCCGAATGTCGAATTCGGCTGGCAATTCAACCTCTGGGCTTCGCCCGGGATTGAAACACCGATTCCGGGAACAGGAATCGTGCACCTGACCGATACGTTGGGAGTGGAAGCAGGACGCGCCGCGATTGCCCGCGAAGCGGAATTGATCGCAGAATATTATATGGAGGCAGGAATTCTGAGTTACGGTGCCGGGTTTATTTCGCTCGATAAATACGGTCTGGATGCGGGAGCACAAAATGGTGCAGCCAGCAATCCGGAAGCCAGCACCTGGTTCTGGAACAACGATCACTGGAATAATTATCTGCTGATTGTTCAGACGCTCACGGAAACGACGGACCGCGAAATGGTGCTCTGGCAGATTCCCGTTGGTCATATCAATGACAGTCTCGCCACGAATCCGTATGACGAGAATGGTACCTTTGACCCACTGACGAATACCACGCGCCAGTATGAGGACTCTGCGCCCACATTCTTCCTGGGCGATACCTTTACCGCAAGCGGAGATCGTCTGGATTACTTTTCGACCAATGAATTCGGGGATGATAAGCTGACCGTTTCCGGAAATACCATCACCTGGGGTTCGCACATCGAAGAGGCACGGGCTGCCGGTGTGCGGCAGATCCTCTTTGGAGCTGGTGTCGGAATCAGTACCGATTCGATTGGCAGTGAACCTACCGACGATTACTGGTGGATTACCAAGGTGCAGGAATATTATCAAAATCCCGTCCCATTAGATGTTGTCGTTGATCCGCCTGATGAAGTGGCGCCGGTGGTAAGCATCAGCGGTGCATCTGTTACCGAAGGGGGGAGTGGGTTTATTCTGGCGACGCTAACCGTCTCACTCTCTAAACCTGCAACCGAAGCAGTTACGGTCAACTACCAGACGTCCAATGGAACAGCGACCGCTGGTGACGATTATGAAGCAGCCAGCGGTCAGGTTACGTTCGCCGTAGGTGAAAGCACAAAGACGATTACCGTTCGTGTCTTTGGGGATACACAGGTCGAATCGAATGAGCAGTTTTATGTGACCCTCAGTAGTCCCATCGGCGCTACTCTGGATGATAACCTTTCGTCTGCCGCTACTACGATTCTCAATGACGACGTTGCCAGCGAAACAGACGTGACGGTTACGACCCCCTTCGAAACGCCTGTCACGATTTCGATTGGTACGTCTGCAGGAGACCCGGACTTCGCCAGCCATGTGCAGCAGTATGTGAACGGGACTCTATTCCCCAGTCAATACAGCCAGGAGCAACTTGATGCCGTGGTGAGCGATTACTTCGACCAATGGAAGTCGGACTGGTTGCGCGTCGATCCCGGTGGCAACGGCTACCGGGTGATCATGGACTCGTCAGGACGGACGACATCTGAAGCACAAGGCTACGGGATGCTGATCTTAGCGCACCTGGATGGCTATGATCCGAATGCTCAGGCAATCTTTGATGGTCTGTTCCAATATTCGCGTGCGAATCCCAGTCAGGGGAATTCGGATCTGATGGACTGGGCGCAACCGGATGCCTACGGGAATAACAGTGCCTTCGATGGAGATGCCGATATTGCCTATGCACTGTTAGTCGCAGATGCGCAGTGGGGCAGTGATGGCGCGGTCAACTATCGCCAGGAAGCGATTACCATTATTAACGCCATCTACGAATCGACGATTGGACCGGACAGTCATCTTCCCATGCTGGGAGACTGGGTCAATCCGAATGGTAGCCAGCATAGCCAGTGGACTACCCGTACCAGCGACTTTATGTATGGTCACTTCAGGGCATTTGAAGCTGCCACACAGACCGGGGCCTGGGACGAAGTTATTGCTGCCACGCAGGACGTGTTGACGAAGCTGCAGCAACAATCAGGAACAGGGCTGGTGCCGGACTTTGTGATCGTGGATCCGGTAACCGGCGATGTTTCGCCTGCTCCTTCAGGATTCCTGGAAGTCAACGATCAGCATTACTGGTATAACGCGGGACGTGTTCCCTGGCGAATCGGCACGGACGCGGTTTTGAGTGGCGATGCCGTTTCGCTGGCTCAGGCACAGATGTTGTCCGAATTTTTCCAACAATCTTCGGGGGGCAATCCATCACAGATTCTGGGCGGCTACGCACTCGATGGAACGCCATTGAATAACTGGAGCGATCCTTTCTTCCGGGCAGCGGTGGGTGTCTCTGCCATGACCGGTTCGGATGCCGCTGATCAGGCCTGGCTCAACTCGGTATTCGACAGTATCGCGACGACTCACTCGAATTACTATGCCGATTCAGTCTCCATGCTGAGCATGCTGGTGATGTCAGGAAACTTTATCAGCCCGACATCTTCAACAGGGGGGAGTACGACACTGGAGTCGTTCACTCAACCCGCTCACGGGCAGGTCGTTGATAATCAGGACGGCACGCTGACTTACACGCCGGCTGCTGATTTCTCTGGCGATGACAGCTTTACTTATACGACTGTCGCCGAATCAGGTAGCATCACCACCACAACGGTGCTTGTCACTGTTGAGCCTTTCGTGGTCATCGTTCCTGAGGTTTCCATCAATGATGTCACTGTGACGGAAGGTGATAGCGGCAGTTCGCTCGCCGTGTTTACCGTCACACTGGATCAGCCGACCACGGAACCGGTGTCAGTGCAATACCAAACCCAGGACGGGGCTGCAATTGCTGGTCAAGACTATCAGGCTCTCAGCGGTCAACTGGTCTTCCAACCAGGGGAGACGACGAAAACCATTTCGGTGCCGATTCTGGGCGACACTCTGATCGAATCGAATGAGGGCTTCCAGGTTGTGCTCGATCAGGCAGTCGGCGTCACACTGGCGTCAGCCATTGGTAACGGCACGATTCAGGACAACGATGCGCCGGCTCCCACAGGCGGCGTGGACTTCGCTGTCGTGAATGACTGGAACAGTGGGTTCCAGGGAGCGATTGAGATCAGTAACGAGAGTGACGAAGCCTGGGAAGGGTGGACAATGCAGTTCACTTTCGATGGTGACATCACGGATATCTGGAATGCAGAGATTGTGTCTCACGTCGGAAATACCTACGTCATTCGCGGTGCATCATGGAATCGGGACATCCCCGCTGGTGGAACGATTTCCTTTGGTTTCATCGCGACTCCGGGCGGTCTGGATGATCCCTTGACGGATTTCATTCTGAATGGGGGGCTCATTTAA
- a CDS encoding DUF1501 domain-containing protein — MLNIFDASSNKFCNQVSRRNFIKIGAVGLGGLTLPNILKAEQQSGKANSHKSIIMIYLPGGPPHQDMYDLKTDAPSEIRGEFSPIATNVPDIRICEHLPQLARIADKCVFVNSLVGSIGQHASFQCMTGHSDRNQPAGGWPELGSALSHLKGNPRATSPAYVNLSPKMQHTPYNFGKNSFLGMSHTPFNPNGEMKGDMTLNGITLDRLQDRKNLLRSFDQFRRDADASGAMQGLDSFNEQAFGVLTSGRLVEALDVSKEDPAIRERYGKGTTRKQGDAAPRLNEQFLLARRLVEAGARVVTLSYSFWDWHGSNFKNAKTNFPDFDQAITALIEDLHQRGLAEDTTVIAWGEFGRTPMINKNGGRDHWPRVCNALLAGGGMKTGQVIGTTDRLGGEAENRPVHFQEMFATLYHNMGIDVQQVTLPDHAGRPQYLVDSGYLPLPEVI, encoded by the coding sequence ATGCTAAATATTTTTGATGCTTCTTCCAACAAGTTCTGCAATCAGGTGTCGCGGCGGAATTTCATCAAAATCGGCGCCGTTGGTCTGGGTGGTCTTACTCTGCCGAACATTCTCAAGGCGGAGCAACAATCGGGCAAAGCCAATTCTCATAAATCCATCATCATGATCTATCTGCCAGGCGGGCCGCCGCATCAGGACATGTATGATCTTAAGACGGACGCGCCATCGGAAATACGTGGTGAATTCAGCCCCATTGCGACCAATGTTCCCGACATTCGCATTTGTGAACATCTCCCCCAACTGGCAAGAATTGCTGACAAATGCGTCTTTGTCAATTCCCTCGTTGGTTCAATTGGCCAGCATGCTTCATTTCAATGTATGACCGGACACAGTGACCGAAACCAGCCAGCCGGCGGTTGGCCCGAGTTAGGTTCTGCTCTGTCACACTTGAAAGGCAATCCACGGGCAACGTCACCCGCTTATGTGAATCTTTCACCTAAGATGCAGCACACTCCCTATAACTTTGGGAAAAACAGCTTCCTGGGAATGTCTCACACCCCTTTTAATCCGAATGGCGAAATGAAGGGTGATATGACGCTCAACGGCATTACCTTGGATCGCCTGCAAGATCGCAAAAATCTGCTGCGTAGTTTCGATCAGTTCAGGCGTGATGCCGATGCCAGCGGTGCGATGCAAGGGCTCGATTCCTTCAACGAACAGGCTTTTGGTGTTCTAACCTCGGGGCGATTAGTGGAGGCGCTTGATGTTTCGAAAGAAGATCCTGCAATTCGCGAACGCTACGGCAAAGGAACCACAAGAAAACAAGGGGACGCTGCTCCGCGACTGAACGAACAATTTCTTCTCGCGCGTCGTCTTGTCGAAGCCGGGGCGCGCGTTGTGACTCTGAGTTATAGCTTCTGGGACTGGCATGGTAGTAATTTCAAAAATGCCAAAACGAATTTCCCCGATTTCGACCAGGCGATCACAGCCCTGATTGAAGACTTGCACCAGCGCGGCTTGGCTGAAGATACAACGGTTATTGCCTGGGGCGAGTTTGGACGGACACCAATGATTAACAAAAACGGCGGTCGTGATCACTGGCCGCGCGTTTGTAATGCCTTACTCGCCGGTGGCGGCATGAAAACCGGTCAGGTCATCGGCACCACAGACCGGCTGGGTGGTGAGGCAGAAAATCGCCCCGTCCATTTCCAGGAAATGTTTGCTACGCTCTATCACAACATGGGGATCGACGTGCAACAGGTTACCCTGCCCGATCACGCAGGCCGACCTCAGTACCTCGTGGATAGCGGTTACCTCCCTCTGCCTGAAGTCATCTAA